CGGCGCAGCACGGGGAGGAAGCATGATGAACCGCCAACAACGATTGATGACCTTCGCCAACCCGGCGGATCTGCCGGGCTATCAGGACGTGTCCAAAGCCAACCTGCAGGCGCGCAAACCGCGCGATCTCAAACTGTGTGACTCCTTGCAGGAAGCGGTGCGCCGCAGCGGGCTGCAGGACGGCATGACCATTTCCTTCCACCATGCGTTTCGCGGTGGTGATTTGACGCTCAATCAGGTGATGGAGACGCTGGCGGCGATGGGGTTCCGCAACCTGACGCTGGCCTCCAGCTCGCTGACCGACTGCCATGCGCCGCTGGTTGAGCATATCCGCCACGGCGTGGTGAGCCGCATTTACACCTCCGGGCTGCGCGGCCCGCTGGCGGACGCCGTTTCGCGCGGCCTGCTGGCGGAGCCGGTGCAAATTCATTCGCACGGCGGCCGGGTCAACCTGATCGAATCCGGCGAGCTGAAGATAGACGTGGCCTTCCTCGGCGTGCCGGCCTGCGATGAGTTCGGCAACGCCAACGGCTACAGCGGTGAAGCCTGCTGCGGCTCGCTCGGCTATGCGCGGGTGGACGCCGAGGCGGCGGGCACCGTGGTGTTGCTGACCGAGCAGCTGGTGCCGTATCCGCATCATCCCGCCAGCCTGGCGCAGGATCGGGTGGATCTGATCGTGCAGCTGGAGCGGGTGGGCGACGCCGACAAGATCGGCGCCGACGCCACGCGCATGACCTCGAACCCGCGCGAGCTGCTGATCGCCCGCCGCGCCGCCGAGGTGATCGCCGGTTCCGGCTACTTCACCGAAGGCTTCTCGCTGCAAACCGGCACCGGCGGCGCCTCGCTGGCGGTGACCCGGTTCCTGGAGGACAAGATGCGCGCCCGCGGCATTCGCGCCGCGTTCGCCCTTGGCGGCATCACCTCGACCATGGTGGATCTGCACGAGAAAGGGCTGATCGGCAAGCTGCTGGACGTGCAGAGCTTCGATCGGGCGGCGGCGACCTCGCTGGCGCGCAACCCGCGCCATATCGAAATCAGCGCCAACCAGTACGCCAACTTCAGTTCCAAGGGCGCCTCGGTCGATCGGCTCGACGTGGTGGTGCTGAGCGCGCTGGAAATCGACACCGGCTTCAACGTTAACGTGCTGACCGGCTCCGACGGCGTGCTGCGCGGCGCATCCGGCGGCCACTGCGACACCGCCGCCGCCGCGCGGCTGGCGATCATCGTCGCGCCGCTGGTGCGCGGGCGCATCCCGACGCTGGTGGAGCAGGTGACCACCTGTGTCACGCCGGGCTCCAGCATCGACATTTTGGTGACCGACCACGGCATCGCCGTCAACCCGGCGCGGCCGGAGCTGGCGCAGCGCCTGCGGGAGGCCGGGCTCGAGGTGGTGAGCATCGACTGGCTGCGCGCCCGCGCGCTGCAGCTGACCGGCGAACCGCAGCCGATCGCCTTTACCGACAAGGTGGTGGCGGTGGTGCGCTACCGCGACGGCTCGGTGATCGACGTGGTGCATCAGGTGGCGGAGTAAGCGATGGCCGCCGTCGATCCCCAACTGGCCGCCGAACGCGCAGTCAGC
Above is a window of Serratia nematodiphila DZ0503SBS1 DNA encoding:
- the citF gene encoding citrate lyase subunit alpha; the protein is MNRQQRLMTFANPADLPGYQDVSKANLQARKPRDLKLCDSLQEAVRRSGLQDGMTISFHHAFRGGDLTLNQVMETLAAMGFRNLTLASSSLTDCHAPLVEHIRHGVVSRIYTSGLRGPLADAVSRGLLAEPVQIHSHGGRVNLIESGELKIDVAFLGVPACDEFGNANGYSGEACCGSLGYARVDAEAAGTVVLLTEQLVPYPHHPASLAQDRVDLIVQLERVGDADKIGADATRMTSNPRELLIARRAAEVIAGSGYFTEGFSLQTGTGGASLAVTRFLEDKMRARGIRAAFALGGITSTMVDLHEKGLIGKLLDVQSFDRAAATSLARNPRHIEISANQYANFSSKGASVDRLDVVVLSALEIDTGFNVNVLTGSDGVLRGASGGHCDTAAAARLAIIVAPLVRGRIPTLVEQVTTCVTPGSSIDILVTDHGIAVNPARPELAQRLREAGLEVVSIDWLRARALQLTGEPQPIAFTDKVVAVVRYRDGSVIDVVHQVAE